A window of the Butyricimonas virosa genome harbors these coding sequences:
- a CDS encoding RNA recognition motif domain-containing protein codes for MNIYISNLSYDVNDSDLRELFEEYGEVSSAKVIMDRETGRSRGFGFVEMSDDTQGQKAIDELNQAEYDGKVINVNVAKPRTDRPAGGRGGFNRNGGGRDRRSNGGGRSFEKRF; via the coding sequence ATGAACATTTACATTTCAAATTTAAGTTACGACGTGAATGATAGTGACTTAAGAGAATTATTCGAAGAGTACGGTGAAGTTTCTTCAGCTAAAGTTATCATGGATAGAGAAACCGGAAGATCAAGAGGTTTCGGGTTTGTGGAAATGTCTGATGACACGCAAGGGCAAAAAGCTATTGATGAATTGAATCAAGCTGAATATGATGGTAAGGTTATCAACGTGAACGTTGCAAAACCGAGAACCGATCGTCCGGCCGGTGGTCGTGGCGGTTTTAACCGTAACGGGGGCGGTCGTGATCGTCGCAGTAACGGTGGTGGCCGTAGTTTCGAGAAAAGATTCTAA
- the pgl gene encoding 6-phosphogluconolactonase, with translation MKIEVYKTAEETLRSMTETLITVIKKSKSKPFHIALSGGSTAQQLFKLWVKEYRNNIPWDILRFYWVDERCVSPEDDESNFKHAERLLFMPLDIPQNHIHRIWGEQEPKVEAERYSEMVKWELPGYSNMPRFDCTILGIGADGHVASIFSDSMNLLTDQRIYAVSHHPKTGQQRITMTGTVILKSSAILIPVIGPDKQEIMEHLVQKQGAYPASYIFSHALTATLFTDRVTE, from the coding sequence ATGAAAATAGAAGTATATAAAACTGCCGAAGAAACATTGCGTTCAATGACCGAAACTTTGATAACGGTGATTAAAAAAAGTAAATCGAAACCTTTTCATATCGCCCTGTCTGGAGGTTCCACGGCACAACAACTCTTCAAATTATGGGTAAAAGAATACCGGAATAATATCCCTTGGGACATTCTTCGCTTTTACTGGGTAGACGAACGATGCGTGTCGCCGGAAGACGACGAGAGCAATTTCAAACATGCCGAACGCCTTCTTTTCATGCCTCTGGATATTCCTCAAAATCACATTCATCGCATTTGGGGAGAACAAGAACCTAAAGTTGAAGCTGAACGATATTCGGAAATGGTAAAATGGGAACTCCCCGGCTACTCGAATATGCCCCGTTTCGACTGCACGATACTGGGCATTGGGGCTGATGGACACGTGGCCTCCATATTCAGTGATTCGATGAATCTACTGACCGACCAACGAATTTACGCAGTTTCACACCACCCGAAGACCGGACAACAAAGAATTACAATGACAGGGACCGTAATTTTAAAAAGTTCGGCTATATTAATCCCCGTCATCGGACCTGATAAACAGGAAATCATGGAACATCTTGTTCAGAAACAAGGAGCATACCCAGCGTCCTATATCTTCTCTCATGCATTGACAGCAACCCTCTTCACTGATCGGGTTACAGAATAA
- a CDS encoding MATE family efflux transporter, protein MRINSLYYKQNINIAFPIMLSLAGQAIVQMADNIMVGQLGAPELAAVSLAGAIIMNTMVVGMGIATGLTPLVGQAHALDDKERIAGFFQNSLLLNTTVSLVLTLFLFMLMPYLSMMGQPAEVVELCKGYYILTSFSVIPFILFMTFKQYMEGIGNTKVAMVITISCNLMNIFLNYIFIYGKFGAPFLGVAGAGLATLISRLMMPIAFFLYIHRSQIYSPVFRFFQFSNTSRRKIKQLLQVGYPIAGQMVVEFLSLSLITVMMGWLGTIALAANQIVMSMISLTFMISSGIAGASTILVSHEFGRGNIGKMRRYAHASLRLAVIFMAGAAVIYALFGAPIASIFTPDPDVIKVARNLFFVVALFEIFDGLQVTALGALRGITDVQRPMIYALVSYLFVAVPLAYIAGILLDFGAPGLLSGFCGGLMFAATLFIRRFNKSVRNIHLRRVTSL, encoded by the coding sequence ATGAGAATTAACTCACTGTATTACAAACAGAACATCAACATCGCCTTCCCGATCATGCTATCATTAGCCGGTCAGGCGATCGTACAAATGGCAGATAACATCATGGTAGGACAACTTGGAGCCCCGGAATTGGCAGCAGTGTCACTAGCGGGAGCAATTATCATGAACACGATGGTTGTCGGCATGGGTATTGCCACCGGCCTAACCCCACTTGTGGGCCAAGCTCATGCGCTTGATGATAAAGAACGTATAGCCGGATTTTTCCAAAATTCACTTCTACTGAACACAACCGTGTCACTCGTACTCACCCTTTTCTTGTTCATGCTCATGCCCTACCTTTCCATGATGGGACAACCCGCAGAAGTTGTAGAATTATGCAAAGGATATTATATCCTGACCTCATTCTCGGTCATCCCGTTCATCCTGTTCATGACATTCAAACAATACATGGAAGGAATTGGAAACACGAAGGTAGCCATGGTGATCACGATTTCATGCAATTTAATGAATATTTTCCTAAACTACATATTTATATATGGTAAATTCGGTGCGCCATTCCTTGGAGTAGCGGGTGCGGGACTAGCAACATTAATCTCCCGCTTGATGATGCCCATTGCTTTTTTTCTCTACATCCATCGTTCCCAAATATACAGCCCCGTATTTCGTTTTTTTCAATTTAGCAACACAAGCCGTCGGAAAATCAAACAATTATTACAAGTCGGTTATCCCATAGCCGGACAAATGGTCGTGGAATTTCTATCCCTCAGCCTCATCACCGTAATGATGGGATGGTTAGGCACCATCGCCCTTGCGGCAAATCAAATTGTCATGTCCATGATTTCACTTACATTCATGATCTCCAGCGGAATCGCCGGAGCCTCTACCATACTCGTCAGTCATGAATTCGGACGGGGAAATATCGGGAAAATGCGTCGTTACGCCCATGCCTCTCTACGCCTCGCCGTTATTTTCATGGCCGGAGCAGCCGTGATCTACGCCCTTTTCGGGGCCCCCATCGCGTCCATTTTCACCCCTGATCCCGACGTGATAAAAGTAGCTCGCAACCTATTCTTCGTGGTCGCCCTGTTTGAAATCTTCGATGGATTACAAGTAACCGCACTCGGAGCTTTACGAGGCATCACCGACGTGCAACGTCCCATGATCTATGCCCTCGTTTCCTATTTATTTGTCGCCGTACCGCTAGCATATATTGCCGGAATTCTGCTCGACTTCGGAGCTCCCGGACTACTCTCTGGATTCTGTGGCGGCCTCATGTTCGCTGCCACCCTCTTCATCCGTAGATTCAATAAATCAGTGAGGAACATTCATCTACGGCGAGTTACAAGCTTATAA